One part of the Gemmatimonadaceae bacterium genome encodes these proteins:
- the arfB gene encoding alternative ribosome rescue aminoacyl-tRNA hydrolase ArfB translates to MLESPGIEINGSLVIPYSELAVRASRSSGAGGQHVNKTASRIEISWNIRDSKALSDEQREILNHRLASRISTDGAIRVVASETRSQHRNRERAEARLADLIRTALTPRKKRKPTRRPRSADEARLASKKLHSKKKLERKRDLTD, encoded by the coding sequence ATGCTCGAGTCGCCTGGAATAGAGATTAACGGCTCGCTTGTGATCCCGTACTCGGAGCTCGCGGTCCGCGCCTCGCGTTCGTCCGGCGCCGGCGGTCAGCATGTCAACAAGACGGCGTCCCGCATCGAGATCAGCTGGAACATTCGCGACTCGAAGGCTCTGTCGGACGAGCAGCGCGAGATTCTGAATCACCGACTCGCATCGCGAATATCGACCGATGGCGCGATCCGCGTCGTCGCGAGCGAGACGCGGAGTCAGCACCGGAACCGCGAGCGCGCCGAAGCTCGTCTCGCCGATCTGATCAGGACGGCCCTGACACCGCGAAAAAAGCGAAAGCCGACCCGCCGCCCGCGCAGCGCGGACGAGGCTCGGCTCGCCTCAAAAAAGCTTCACTCGAAAAAGAAGCTCGAGCGAAAACGCGACCTGACGGACTAG
- a CDS encoding ABC transporter permease, translating to MSDAVVVAAAPRRSFAERSIVQLTLARFRGFIREPEAVFWTFVFPILLAVGLGVAFRSRAPDQPHVGVLAAGASGSLVDALKRDSSLKAEVMDDSTAARALRTGKIAILARITGPTSVEYTFDPVRGDAATAKLLVDRAIQRAAGRSDPVTVVERKVTDRGSRYIDFVLPGLLGMNLMGSGIWGIGFAIVDQRGKKLLKRFMATPMSRAEYLASFMFSRLFWLVLEVVTLLGFGALAFGVPLRGSLTALSLICLLSALAFAGMGLLVASRARTTEGVSGLMNLVMLPMWIFSGVFFSSSNFPQAVQPVIQLLPLTAVNDALRANMLEGASLASLSGEILVIAGWLVVSFILALRLFRWR from the coding sequence ATGAGTGATGCTGTAGTGGTTGCAGCTGCCCCCCGGCGATCATTCGCCGAGCGGTCGATCGTTCAGCTTACGCTCGCCCGATTTCGCGGGTTCATCCGCGAGCCCGAAGCGGTTTTCTGGACGTTCGTATTTCCGATTCTGCTCGCGGTAGGACTCGGGGTCGCGTTCCGAAGCCGTGCTCCGGATCAACCGCATGTCGGCGTGCTCGCCGCCGGCGCCTCAGGCTCACTGGTGGACGCGCTGAAGCGCGACTCGTCCCTCAAGGCCGAAGTGATGGACGACAGCACTGCGGCGCGTGCGCTGAGAACGGGAAAAATCGCAATTCTCGCGAGGATTACGGGGCCGACGAGTGTGGAATACACCTTTGATCCCGTTCGTGGTGACGCTGCAACCGCAAAGCTGCTGGTCGACCGTGCGATTCAGAGAGCAGCGGGCCGAAGCGACCCGGTCACTGTCGTCGAGCGAAAGGTCACCGATCGAGGATCTCGCTACATCGACTTTGTTCTGCCTGGGCTGCTCGGAATGAATCTCATGGGCAGCGGCATCTGGGGAATCGGCTTCGCCATCGTCGATCAGAGGGGAAAGAAGCTCCTCAAGAGATTCATGGCAACGCCGATGTCGAGGGCCGAGTATCTGGCGTCGTTCATGTTCTCGCGCCTGTTCTGGCTCGTGCTCGAGGTGGTCACGCTGCTTGGGTTCGGTGCGCTGGCGTTCGGTGTGCCTCTTCGCGGCTCGCTCACTGCTCTTTCGCTGATCTGCCTGCTCTCGGCGCTCGCATTCGCGGGGATGGGGCTGCTCGTCGCGTCACGCGCTCGTACAACGGAAGGGGTCTCGGGGCTCATGAACCTGGTGATGCTTCCGATGTGGATTTTTTCGGGGGTGTTTTTCTCCTCGAGCAACTTTCCACAGGCAGTTCAGCCGGTGATCCAACTTCTTCCGCTAACCGCGGTCAACGACGCGCTGCGCGCGAATATGCTCGAGGGCGCATCCCTTGCCTCATTGAGCGGTGAGATTCTCGTGATCGCTGGCTGGCTCGTGGTGAGCTTCATTCTCGCGCTCAGGTTGTTCCGGTGGCGTTGA
- a CDS encoding helix-turn-helix domain-containing protein, which yields MDTRTELLKAAAQVFSQHGFRGSTTRRIAETAGVNEVTLFRYFGSKEALLQEAIANTSDAPTATTLPAIPVDPDRELSEWCGLMIERLYAKRSIIRKCMSEIEERPEMITTAVSTPVRAANDLSAYLRKLKSMGLTHPDFDVAAAGSMLLGAVFHDAMGREMMPQIYPAQSKAARLYSRLLLNAIGFKTGNGGTR from the coding sequence ATGGACACCAGAACCGAGCTACTGAAGGCCGCTGCGCAGGTTTTCTCGCAGCATGGCTTCCGCGGATCGACGACTCGCCGCATAGCGGAAACGGCAGGCGTGAATGAAGTCACGCTCTTCCGCTATTTCGGATCGAAGGAAGCGCTCCTCCAGGAAGCGATCGCCAACACCTCCGACGCACCGACTGCCACGACGCTTCCCGCAATCCCGGTTGATCCCGACCGGGAGCTGTCCGAGTGGTGTGGGCTGATGATCGAGCGGCTTTACGCGAAACGCTCGATCATCCGCAAGTGCATGAGCGAGATCGAAGAGCGACCCGAAATGATCACGACGGCGGTGAGCACCCCCGTTCGAGCCGCCAATGATCTGTCCGCCTATCTGCGGAAGCTGAAATCAATGGGACTGACTCACCCGGATTTCGACGTCGCCGCCGCTGGGTCGATGCTGCTCGGTGCGGTTTTTCACGATGCGATGGGTCGCGAGATGATGCCGCAGATATATCCCGCGCAGTCGAAAGCGGCTCGCCTTTACTCGCGACTTCTTCTCAACGCAATCGGTTTCAAGACAGGCAACGGAGGCACTCGGTGA
- a CDS encoding ABC transporter ATP-binding protein: MTAAAAANTHPLVVRGLRKTYGDVVAVDGLDLEVRNGECFGLLGPNGAGKTTTIEICEGLLASDSGDVRVLGRTWEQDGDHLRERLGIQLQDTQLAEKLTVRETIDLFRSFYRRSRDAKAVIEMVQLGEKQNARVGTLSGGQKQRLAVACALVGDPELLFLDEPTTGLDPQSRRQLWGLIEEFRGTGRTIVLTTHYMDEAERLCDRVAIVDHGHVIALGSPAELIDTIGSQHHPPPVQRTTSATLEDVFVVLTGRTLRDE; encoded by the coding sequence ATGACAGCGGCTGCCGCTGCGAATACTCATCCCCTTGTCGTACGCGGCCTTAGAAAGACGTACGGTGACGTCGTCGCCGTCGACGGCCTGGACCTGGAGGTCCGAAACGGCGAATGCTTCGGCCTGCTAGGCCCAAATGGAGCCGGTAAGACTACGACCATAGAAATCTGCGAAGGGTTGCTCGCCAGCGACTCGGGCGACGTCCGGGTGCTCGGCCGCACGTGGGAGCAGGACGGTGATCACCTGCGGGAGCGCCTCGGCATACAGCTTCAGGACACACAGCTGGCCGAGAAGCTCACGGTCCGCGAGACGATCGATCTTTTCCGCAGCTTCTATCGCCGTTCCCGGGACGCAAAAGCGGTAATCGAGATGGTGCAGCTTGGTGAAAAGCAGAATGCGCGAGTCGGCACACTGTCAGGCGGGCAGAAGCAGCGCCTCGCAGTCGCCTGTGCGCTGGTGGGCGACCCGGAGCTCCTTTTTCTCGACGAGCCCACCACCGGTCTCGATCCTCAGTCGCGGCGGCAGCTCTGGGGATTGATCGAGGAGTTCCGTGGAACAGGTCGCACTATTGTGTTGACGACTCATTACATGGACGAGGCCGAGCGCCTCTGCGACAGAGTCGCAATTGTCGACCACGGCCACGTCATTGCGCTCGGCTCGCCGGCCGAGCTCATAGATACGATCGGCTCGCAGCATCATCCACCGCCCGTCCAGCGGACCACATCAGCAACGCTCGAGGACGTTTTCGTGGTGCTCACGGGCAGGACCCTTCGCGATGAGTGA
- a CDS encoding Fic family protein, which translates to MPKRYTPTDDFAAQIAFALKWEGLDLGVLDALFRRVRVEAVADAVRTVPTGTYMRRLWFVYEWLRDERLDLPDLGKVKAVDAVDAKQQIALKTGPISARHKVRNNLPGTREFCPMVRRTTRIKNFENEQLAERADAVLKRIHPDIMSRAAAFLLLSDSRASFRIEGEEPSPDRARRWGQAIARAGTTRLSIEEFKALQRIVIGDARFVKLGLRNEGGFVGEHDRLTGAPLPDHISARPDDLVSLLNGLVDYDERAGRGEMEPVVAAAVEAFGFVYIHPFEDGNGRIHRWLIHHILAASGFAPHGLAFPVSAVMLRELPAYRRVLESYSRPLLDQVEWRATDKGNVEVLNDTAAWYRFFDATVHAEFVYHCVKATIEQDLPSEVAFLEAYDKFVKRVKLLIDMPGGTLDLLYRFLAQNNGRLSIRAREREFAALTDEEAERIEAIYADVHASDSKGLSEAPE; encoded by the coding sequence TTGCCGAAACGGTACACACCCACCGATGACTTTGCCGCACAAATAGCCTTTGCCCTCAAATGGGAAGGCTTGGATCTCGGCGTACTCGACGCACTATTCCGAAGAGTCCGGGTTGAGGCAGTCGCCGACGCTGTGCGAACCGTACCGACCGGCACATACATGCGCCGCCTGTGGTTTGTGTATGAATGGCTTCGAGATGAGCGCCTCGATCTCCCGGATCTCGGCAAGGTAAAAGCGGTCGACGCCGTCGATGCCAAGCAACAGATCGCGCTGAAAACGGGCCCCATTTCGGCGCGCCACAAGGTCCGAAATAATCTTCCAGGGACTCGCGAGTTTTGTCCCATGGTACGTCGAACGACGAGAATAAAGAATTTCGAGAACGAACAGCTCGCCGAGCGTGCAGATGCTGTGCTCAAGCGTATACATCCTGATATCATGTCGCGCGCGGCAGCCTTCCTCCTGCTAAGCGACAGTCGCGCATCTTTCCGCATTGAAGGTGAGGAGCCTTCGCCCGATCGTGCCAGGCGATGGGGCCAGGCGATCGCGCGAGCAGGCACGACTCGGCTTTCAATCGAGGAGTTCAAAGCGCTTCAGCGCATCGTCATCGGTGATGCGCGCTTTGTGAAGCTAGGGCTCCGGAATGAAGGCGGATTTGTTGGCGAGCACGACAGACTAACGGGAGCACCTCTCCCCGATCATATCAGCGCCCGGCCCGACGATCTTGTCTCTCTATTGAACGGGCTGGTGGATTACGACGAACGCGCGGGACGTGGCGAGATGGAGCCTGTCGTGGCCGCAGCCGTCGAGGCCTTTGGCTTTGTATACATCCACCCTTTCGAGGACGGCAACGGCCGCATTCATCGCTGGCTGATACATCATATCCTCGCTGCGAGCGGGTTCGCCCCGCACGGACTCGCATTTCCTGTCAGCGCGGTAATGCTGCGAGAGCTCCCTGCGTACCGGAGAGTCCTCGAATCATACTCCCGTCCGCTGCTGGATCAGGTTGAATGGCGAGCCACAGACAAAGGCAACGTTGAAGTGCTCAACGATACCGCAGCCTGGTACCGTTTTTTCGATGCGACCGTGCACGCCGAGTTCGTCTACCACTGTGTGAAGGCAACAATTGAGCAGGATCTTCCCAGCGAGGTCGCATTTCTCGAGGCGTATGACAAGTTCGTGAAAAGGGTAAAGCTCCTGATCGACATGCCTGGAGGAACGCTGGATTTATTGTACCGTTTTCTTGCTCAAAACAACGGTCGCCTCTCCATCCGTGCTCGCGAGCGCGAGTTTGCCGCCCTGACGGACGAGGAAGCTGAACGCATCGAAGCGATCTACGCTGATGTTCATGCGTCGGATTCCAAAGGGCTATCAGAGGCGCCCGAATGA
- a CDS encoding efflux RND transporter permease subunit, with product MVISDFAIKRPMITIVVMVALVVFGLFSLFLLQTDEFPDVAEPVVLVGIPYPGASPAGVEREVLKPVEDAIKGISGVDQMFGTATDSYAQIVIVFVFEKDISQATQDIRDAISSIRADLPVEMKEPILKRFDPADRPIVSLTLASDAYTPAQLTRMADPTITSALKGISGVAQVNIVGEVKREMTVRLRPQALQAAGLSVADVVLALQAQNMATPVGNVSGALDERAIRLQGRLEGPADFMQLVVSERGGQLVRLGQVADALDGTQEQRTLALYNGKEAIGIDITKSKGYSTTAVSKKIQATVAEMQKTLPPGVRMEVVRDSGVRVADSVRSVEEALLIGALLTVLVVFVFLNSWRSTVITGLALPVSVLASFIAVWAFGFTLNTMSLLGLSLAIGILIDDAIVVRENIVRHIEMGKDHMTASREGTDEIGLAVAATTFSIIAVFVPVAFMYGVAGQWFKPFALTIACAVLVSLLVSFSLDPMLSAYWADPQVEAHERRNPIARMLDRFNLWFNRQAERYKLLIGWALDHRLAMVALAVASFVIALALPAVGLVGSSFFGDVDRSELNIGIETPPGSNLDYTRIKAEEAGRLARARPEVSYTYTTIGGSNGAVDNGNIYVRLVPKNKRDISATDLGEQLRVEVGRIAGATMTVFTNDFSGSQKQIQIQLRGGTLASLNAAAGSIANEVRQVPGAVDVGLSTKGQKPELEVTLNRGLAGTLGITVAQVAQSLRPAFAGIKAGDWVDPTGETREVNVRLAPGARERASDLAQLPLVMQGPTGPTTLPLGQIADIRQGLGPAQITHLDGDLVVNVEANTAGRSLGEVMKDINARIERVTLPPGVRITQGGEVDSQNEVFGRIFTALGIAVMLMYLILVLQFGSFIEPLAILVSLPLSLVGVMLALMITGSTINIMSLIGVILLMGIVAKNAILLIDFAKWARINDGLPRREAIIQAGAIRLRPIMMTTLALIAGMIPVALGWGEGAEFRAPLGRAVIGGVITSTLLTLVVIPTFYEIMDEWREKVMDKVGLGKHRAGHTVTGGVNPVPEGALSSVRS from the coding sequence ATGGTAATTTCGGATTTTGCGATCAAGCGCCCGATGATCACCATCGTCGTGATGGTGGCGCTGGTGGTGTTCGGCTTGTTCTCGCTGTTTCTGCTCCAGACCGACGAGTTTCCCGACGTAGCTGAGCCGGTCGTTCTGGTTGGCATTCCCTATCCCGGTGCGTCTCCGGCAGGAGTGGAGCGCGAGGTCCTGAAGCCTGTCGAGGACGCAATCAAGGGCATCTCCGGTGTGGACCAGATGTTCGGCACGGCGACCGACAGCTACGCGCAGATAGTCATCGTGTTCGTTTTCGAGAAGGACATCTCGCAGGCAACGCAGGACATTCGCGACGCAATCTCGTCCATCCGGGCGGATCTGCCGGTGGAAATGAAGGAACCGATTCTCAAACGGTTCGATCCGGCAGACCGTCCGATCGTGTCGCTGACGCTGGCATCCGACGCCTACACGCCGGCGCAGCTCACGCGAATGGCCGATCCGACGATCACCAGTGCGCTGAAGGGAATTTCCGGCGTCGCCCAGGTGAACATCGTGGGCGAAGTGAAGCGCGAGATGACCGTCCGGCTGCGGCCCCAGGCGCTGCAGGCGGCCGGCTTGAGCGTGGCGGACGTGGTTCTGGCGCTGCAGGCGCAGAACATGGCTACGCCGGTTGGCAATGTCAGCGGAGCGCTGGACGAGCGGGCAATCCGTCTGCAGGGCAGGCTCGAAGGCCCCGCCGATTTCATGCAGCTTGTTGTTTCCGAGCGCGGCGGCCAGCTCGTGCGGCTCGGGCAGGTTGCCGACGCTCTCGATGGCACGCAGGAGCAGCGCACGCTTGCTCTCTACAATGGCAAAGAAGCCATTGGAATCGACATCACGAAATCCAAGGGATACAGCACGACCGCGGTCAGCAAGAAAATCCAGGCGACAGTCGCCGAGATGCAGAAGACGCTGCCACCCGGGGTCAGGATGGAAGTGGTACGCGATTCGGGTGTCCGTGTGGCCGACTCGGTGCGCAGCGTGGAGGAGGCACTGCTCATCGGAGCATTGTTGACGGTACTGGTGGTCTTCGTCTTCCTGAATTCATGGCGATCCACCGTCATCACCGGACTTGCGCTGCCGGTCTCCGTGCTGGCGTCGTTCATTGCGGTGTGGGCGTTCGGCTTCACGCTCAACACGATGTCGCTGCTCGGGCTTTCTCTGGCGATCGGCATTCTGATCGACGACGCGATCGTTGTTCGAGAGAACATCGTGCGGCACATCGAGATGGGTAAGGATCACATGACTGCGTCCCGCGAAGGCACCGACGAGATCGGCCTCGCCGTGGCGGCGACGACGTTCTCGATCATCGCGGTGTTCGTTCCGGTGGCGTTCATGTATGGGGTCGCGGGCCAGTGGTTCAAGCCTTTTGCTCTCACCATTGCATGCGCGGTTCTTGTTTCGCTTCTCGTTTCCTTCTCGCTCGACCCGATGCTTTCCGCGTACTGGGCCGATCCTCAGGTAGAGGCGCACGAGCGCCGCAACCCGATTGCGCGAATGCTGGACCGCTTCAACCTGTGGTTCAACCGTCAGGCGGAGCGGTACAAGCTGTTGATCGGGTGGGCGCTTGACCACCGGTTGGCGATGGTCGCACTCGCCGTCGCTTCGTTCGTCATCGCGCTCGCGCTTCCCGCTGTCGGTCTTGTCGGCAGCAGCTTCTTCGGCGACGTCGACCGCTCCGAGCTGAACATCGGCATCGAGACGCCGCCCGGCTCGAACCTCGACTACACACGCATCAAGGCCGAGGAAGCAGGACGGTTGGCGCGGGCCCGCCCCGAGGTTTCCTATACGTACACGACCATCGGCGGCAGCAACGGCGCCGTTGACAACGGAAACATCTACGTCCGGCTGGTTCCCAAGAACAAGCGTGACATCAGCGCCACCGATCTGGGTGAGCAGCTGCGCGTCGAGGTCGGCCGAATCGCCGGCGCTACGATGACAGTCTTCACGAATGATTTCTCGGGATCGCAGAAGCAAATCCAGATTCAGCTGAGGGGCGGCACTCTGGCGTCGCTCAATGCCGCTGCCGGGTCGATCGCGAACGAGGTAAGGCAGGTACCGGGCGCCGTGGACGTGGGGCTCTCGACCAAGGGCCAGAAGCCCGAGCTCGAGGTCACGCTCAATCGCGGACTCGCCGGCACGCTCGGGATTACCGTCGCACAGGTGGCGCAATCGCTGCGGCCTGCGTTTGCCGGGATCAAGGCGGGAGACTGGGTGGATCCCACGGGTGAGACTCGTGAGGTGAATGTCAGACTGGCACCGGGCGCGCGCGAGCGCGCTTCGGATCTGGCGCAGCTGCCGCTCGTGATGCAGGGCCCGACCGGTCCGACGACACTTCCGCTCGGTCAGATAGCCGACATCAGGCAGGGCCTCGGACCCGCACAGATCACGCACCTCGATGGCGATCTCGTGGTGAACGTCGAGGCGAACACTGCCGGCAGGTCGCTTGGAGAGGTGATGAAGGACATCAACGCCCGCATTGAAAGGGTGACACTCCCACCCGGCGTTCGCATAACCCAGGGCGGTGAAGTCGACAGTCAGAACGAAGTCTTCGGGCGGATCTTCACCGCCCTCGGCATCGCGGTGATGCTGATGTATCTGATTCTGGTTCTCCAGTTCGGATCATTCATCGAGCCGCTGGCGATTCTGGTCTCGCTGCCGCTGTCGCTCGTCGGCGTGATGCTCGCTCTCATGATCACCGGCTCGACGATCAACATCATGAGTCTGATCGGGGTGATACTGCTGATGGGAATCGTGGCGAAGAACGCGATTCTGCTCATCGATTTCGCGAAATGGGCAAGAATCAACGATGGTCTGCCGCGACGTGAGGCGATAATCCAGGCGGGCGCGATTCGTCTGCGTCCGATCATGATGACGACGCTGGCGTTGATTGCGGGAATGATCCCGGTTGCACTCGGCTGGGGCGAAGGAGCAGAGTTCCGCGCACCGCTCGGACGAGCCGTCATCGGCGGTGTCATAACTTCCACGCTGCTGACTCTGGTCGTGATCCCGACTTTTTACGAGATCATGGACGAGTGGCGCGAGAAGGTCATGGACAAGGTCGGGCTGGGCAAGCATCGGGCAGGGCACACGGTCACCGGCGGAGTGAATCCCGTTCCGGAGGGAGCACTCAGCTCGGTGCGGAGCTAG
- a CDS encoding TolC family protein translates to MNFLARISGLALFTAAQLSAQGTTPAAATAPRQAATSLSLEEAVRRGESQSEAVHVARAGVGRSEGQQLQARSQYLPQIYGSGSYTRTLKSQYEGFGGAPADTATSTAPEPPCDDYLRDETAPIADRLAGLELSARCASGLNPFASFSSLPFGQANQYNFGLSLSQNLFSGGRMAAQTAAANAGRRLADIELTAQRAQIILDVTEAYYDAALADRLVAITEASYNQTERVFQHTQLAKNVGNISEFELLRAQVTRDNQRPVVIQRQSDRAVAYLRLKQLLNIPHDQPLTLTTAIDDPATLPAGIRLAGLTVSDYSAPDTASSRRATVRQAAEAVRVQESQVRIARSQRIPSLSLSSQYGAVAYPASGLPSSDQFRTNWTIAVATQFPIFTGGRIRGDEKVAQANLAESRARLQQVREFAALDAQVAINALNQAAASWQASRGTAQQAARAYSIAEVRYREGISTQLELNDSRILMEQATVNSALAARNLQVARVKLALLPNLPLQTGPSALSAQQQAQAQQQTQEYSQPQQTQPQQQGQPQTGTLANQQIPPGL, encoded by the coding sequence GTGAATTTTCTTGCAAGGATTTCAGGCCTGGCGCTCTTCACTGCGGCGCAACTCTCGGCGCAGGGCACAACGCCAGCCGCCGCGACAGCGCCGAGGCAGGCAGCGACGTCGCTGTCACTCGAGGAGGCAGTGCGCAGGGGCGAATCCCAGAGCGAAGCGGTTCACGTCGCGCGTGCGGGAGTCGGCCGAAGCGAGGGACAACAGCTGCAGGCGAGGAGCCAGTACCTCCCGCAGATCTACGGATCGGGCAGCTACACGCGCACGCTCAAATCCCAATACGAGGGATTCGGGGGAGCGCCGGCCGACACGGCAACGTCAACCGCGCCGGAGCCTCCATGCGACGACTACCTCAGGGATGAAACCGCGCCAATCGCCGATCGGCTGGCCGGCCTCGAGCTCTCAGCCCGCTGCGCGTCGGGACTAAATCCTTTCGCGTCGTTCAGCAGTCTGCCGTTCGGACAGGCGAACCAGTACAACTTCGGGCTGTCTCTCTCGCAGAATCTCTTCAGCGGCGGGAGAATGGCAGCACAGACAGCGGCCGCAAACGCCGGGCGCAGGTTAGCCGACATCGAGCTCACCGCGCAGCGCGCGCAAATCATTCTCGACGTCACAGAGGCCTACTACGATGCAGCACTCGCGGACCGGCTCGTCGCGATCACCGAAGCGTCCTACAACCAGACGGAACGTGTCTTCCAGCATACGCAGCTGGCAAAGAACGTCGGCAACATCTCCGAGTTCGAGCTGCTGAGGGCACAGGTGACGCGGGACAATCAGCGTCCGGTGGTCATCCAGCGGCAGAGCGACCGTGCGGTTGCGTATCTCCGCCTCAAGCAGCTGCTGAACATCCCGCACGACCAGCCACTGACACTGACGACTGCGATTGACGACCCGGCCACACTCCCCGCGGGGATTCGTCTCGCCGGTCTCACGGTATCCGACTACTCTGCGCCCGACACGGCCAGCTCGCGCCGAGCGACGGTTCGCCAGGCGGCTGAAGCCGTGCGCGTGCAGGAAAGTCAGGTCCGTATCGCGCGGTCGCAGCGCATTCCGTCGCTCAGCCTCAGCTCTCAGTACGGCGCAGTCGCGTATCCCGCGAGCGGTCTCCCGTCTTCCGATCAGTTCCGCACGAACTGGACGATAGCGGTCGCAACGCAGTTTCCGATCTTCACAGGCGGACGAATTCGCGGCGACGAAAAGGTAGCGCAGGCAAACCTCGCGGAGTCGCGCGCGCGCCTGCAGCAGGTGAGGGAATTCGCCGCGCTCGATGCGCAGGTCGCGATCAATGCGCTGAATCAGGCCGCTGCCTCGTGGCAGGCAAGCCGCGGTACCGCGCAGCAGGCTGCTCGTGCCTACTCCATCGCAGAAGTGAGGTACCGCGAAGGAATCTCGACGCAGCTCGAGCTCAACGACTCGAGAATCCTGATGGAGCAGGCGACGGTCAACAGCGCCCTCGCAGCAAGGAATCTTCAGGTCGCACGTGTGAAGCTCGCGCTGCTGCCGAATCTCCCGCTGCAGACCGGACCATCTGCGCTTTCGGCGCAGCAGCAGGCGCAAGCGCAGCAGCAGACTCAGGAGTACTCGCAGCCGCAGCAGACTCAGCCGCAACAGCAGGGACAGCCGCAGACCGGAACGCTCGCCAACCAGCAGATACCACCTGGACTCTAA
- a CDS encoding efflux RND transporter periplasmic adaptor subunit: MNSIESRRRTGTGVVPRLLAVLPVIALLSLGACKKTSEADAADAKNAAMTIGTENIAIVTLGEVMSGPTLSGSLMPEREASVRAQVGGSVLQTYAEQGQRVRAGQLLAQVDASGLQDAFLSARAAVTSAKSSADIAARELARGEKLLAAGAIAERDIEQSRRASIAANAGLADARARLANAQKQLSNTRITAPISGVVSDRQVSAGDVVQPGGAMFTVVDPSSMRLEASIPAEQLDQVRIGVPVSFTVNGYPGRTLIGRVTRINPTADPATRQVRIIASIPNTSGTLVGGLFATGRLASESKSGLIAPVAAIDQRSSVPSVMRIKQGKVERVPVQLGLRDEGAERIQITAGVQAGDTLLLGAAQGISSGTVIKVSAPTDKAPESRS; the protein is encoded by the coding sequence ATGAACTCGATAGAAAGTCGTAGACGCACCGGGACGGGCGTCGTCCCCAGGCTCCTCGCCGTGCTTCCGGTGATAGCACTGCTCAGTCTCGGCGCCTGCAAGAAAACGTCGGAAGCAGACGCCGCCGACGCGAAGAACGCAGCGATGACGATTGGCACGGAAAACATCGCCATCGTCACCCTCGGCGAAGTGATGAGCGGGCCGACGCTTTCTGGTTCTCTGATGCCGGAGCGCGAAGCGTCCGTGCGCGCTCAGGTAGGTGGCAGCGTGCTTCAGACCTACGCCGAGCAGGGACAGCGCGTACGTGCCGGACAGCTGCTCGCACAGGTTGATGCGTCCGGACTACAGGATGCTTTTCTTTCCGCGCGCGCGGCCGTCACATCGGCGAAAAGCAGCGCCGATATTGCCGCTCGCGAGCTCGCCCGAGGCGAGAAGCTCCTCGCAGCGGGTGCTATCGCCGAGCGCGACATCGAACAGTCTCGCCGAGCATCAATTGCGGCCAATGCGGGATTGGCGGACGCGCGGGCGCGGCTGGCCAATGCGCAGAAACAGCTCAGCAACACGAGAATCACCGCGCCCATCTCCGGAGTCGTGAGCGATCGTCAGGTTTCGGCGGGGGATGTCGTGCAGCCGGGCGGGGCTATGTTCACGGTGGTGGATCCTTCGAGCATGCGGCTCGAGGCTTCGATTCCGGCCGAGCAGCTGGACCAGGTTCGCATCGGTGTGCCGGTGAGCTTCACAGTCAATGGATACCCCGGCCGCACTCTCATCGGTCGTGTCACGCGCATCAATCCAACGGCAGACCCGGCCACGCGCCAGGTCCGCATCATCGCGTCGATTCCAAATACGAGCGGGACGCTCGTCGGCGGTCTCTTCGCGACCGGAAGACTCGCAAGCGAATCCAAGAGCGGATTGATCGCGCCCGTTGCGGCGATCGACCAGCGCAGCAGTGTCCCGTCGGTGATGCGCATCAAGCAGGGAAAGGTCGAGCGTGTGCCGGTTCAGCTCGGCCTGCGAGATGAAGGGGCCGAGCGAATTCAGATCACAGCGGGTGTGCAGGCGGGCGACACATTGCTGCTCGGCGCGGCGCAGGGCATCAGCAGCGGAACCGTGATCAAGGTATCGGCGCCGACGGACAAAGCGCCGGAGTCGAGGAGCTAG